From the genome of Pseudomonadota bacterium, one region includes:
- the purH gene encoding bifunctional phosphoribosylaminoimidazolecarboxamide formyltransferase/IMP cyclohydrolase, translating into MARIERALLSVSDKSGLVDFARALRRRGVELISSGGTAALLRQHEVPVTAVSDYTGAPEVLDGRVKTLHPKIFGGILARATAEHDRQCAEHGMARIDLVVVNLYPFEQTVARAETTLAEAIEQIDIGGPSLIRAAAKNHERVAVVVDAEDYVPLLAELDASDGEVGALLRQRLATRAFGYTAAYDAAISNYLQRATAPEPGWPEVLSVQLRRAQALRYGENPHQAAAFYLPASAIDPRPVLPYQQLQGKELSYNNLLDADAAWSLAAELPRCGVCIVKHTNPCGAATAAPGAVAEAFQRALATDPASAFGGIVGCNEAVDEALALQLNELFLEAVIAPAFSDEALALLGKKKKVRLLRARARSAAGPAAGRWRSALGGLLLQDDDQALESLAAAAQRSQRAASAQQLADLQLGWVIAKHVKSNAIVLVKDGQLLGVGAGQMSRVDSVELAVHKARLPLEGCALASDAFFPFRDGIDRAAAAGVAAVVQPGGSLRDEEVIAAANEHGLVLLCTGVRHFRH; encoded by the coding sequence ATGGCGCGAATCGAGCGGGCGCTGCTCAGCGTCTCCGACAAGAGCGGGTTGGTCGACTTCGCGCGGGCCCTGCGGCGGCGTGGGGTGGAGCTCATTTCCTCGGGCGGGACCGCGGCGCTGCTGCGCCAGCACGAGGTGCCGGTAACCGCGGTCTCCGACTACACGGGTGCGCCCGAGGTCCTCGACGGGCGCGTCAAGACCCTTCACCCCAAGATCTTCGGCGGGATCCTGGCGCGAGCGACCGCCGAGCACGATCGGCAATGCGCCGAGCACGGGATGGCGCGGATCGACCTGGTCGTCGTCAACCTCTACCCCTTCGAGCAGACTGTGGCGCGCGCCGAGACGACGCTGGCCGAGGCCATCGAGCAGATCGACATCGGTGGCCCCTCGCTCATTCGAGCGGCGGCGAAAAACCACGAGCGCGTGGCGGTGGTGGTCGACGCGGAGGATTACGTGCCGCTGCTTGCCGAGCTGGACGCAAGCGACGGCGAGGTGGGAGCGCTCCTGCGCCAGCGGTTAGCGACCCGCGCCTTCGGCTATACGGCCGCCTACGACGCTGCGATCAGCAACTATCTGCAGCGGGCGACGGCGCCGGAGCCGGGTTGGCCAGAGGTGCTGTCGGTTCAGTTGCGGCGCGCGCAGGCGCTGCGCTACGGGGAGAACCCGCATCAGGCGGCGGCGTTCTATCTGCCTGCGAGCGCCATCGACCCGCGGCCGGTCCTGCCCTACCAGCAGCTTCAGGGCAAGGAGCTGAGCTACAACAACCTGCTCGACGCGGATGCGGCCTGGAGCCTCGCGGCCGAGCTCCCACGCTGCGGCGTCTGCATCGTCAAGCACACGAACCCCTGCGGTGCGGCGACGGCGGCCCCGGGCGCCGTCGCGGAGGCCTTCCAGCGCGCGCTCGCGACGGATCCCGCGAGTGCGTTCGGTGGCATCGTCGGCTGCAACGAGGCGGTCGATGAGGCGCTGGCGCTCCAGCTCAATGAGCTTTTCCTCGAGGCCGTGATCGCCCCGGCCTTCAGTGATGAGGCCCTCGCGCTGCTCGGCAAGAAGAAGAAGGTCCGCCTGCTGCGGGCGCGGGCGCGGTCCGCGGCGGGACCTGCGGCGGGGCGCTGGCGCAGCGCGCTCGGTGGTCTGCTGCTGCAGGACGACGACCAGGCCCTGGAGTCGTTGGCGGCCGCCGCGCAGCGCAGCCAGCGCGCCGCGAGTGCGCAGCAGCTCGCCGATTTGCAGCTCGGCTGGGTGATTGCCAAGCACGTCAAGAGCAACGCGATCGTCTTGGTCAAGGACGGTCAGCTGCTCGGCGTCGGTGCGGGCCAGATGTCGCGGGTCGACTCGGTGGAGCTCGCCGTGCACAAGGCGCGTTTGCCGCTCGAGGGTTGCGCGCTGGCATCGGACGCATTCTTCCCCTTCCGCGATGGGATCGACCGCGCGGCGGCCGCCGGCGTCGCCGCGGTGGTTCAGCCGGGAGGCTCGCTGCGTGACGAGGAAGTCATCGCCGCGGCCAATGAGCACGGGCTGGTGTTGCTCTGCACCGGCGTGCGGCATTTTCGGCACTGA